Proteins encoded by one window of Teretinema zuelzerae:
- a CDS encoding TetR/AcrR family transcriptional regulator, producing MNENADKTNSRKDQILRSAFELMQNGEKWSLSEISAKLGISKTAIYRHFSNKAEIEAEMDELFVSGLTEAVEQGGSTPNSLRTRAIDFFKGNNGFLHLFFGKFFSSPEYELALFETLLKRSPRLAEWNARAAKMDADRRAIEEISLIKNIISVMIISVNEPKMEVLQKDLLALLENGLKADDFPGIAANPQNIPDNKRLDELDGLCVLQPSDLGEANRFFEAIAASIRENGIHGTTIQKIAERMGTAKSSLYFYYNNKQEMLKELVLSETEAMKALCDRYSAHGRNFLEQLYILMMVQSQYLLLRPDILPVFNWIRYEIIRTPIDHPNPETEKALEGFLWQDFFGKDKRGEARAMATLKWASILSTSIVIQHNRKGSRSDSVSIRQMNRLMFHSMLAGDKIESEKESI from the coding sequence ATGAACGAAAATGCGGACAAAACCAATTCCCGGAAAGACCAGATTCTCCGCTCTGCGTTCGAACTGATGCAGAACGGAGAAAAATGGTCCCTGTCAGAAATTTCAGCGAAGCTCGGCATCTCAAAGACGGCGATCTACCGGCATTTCAGCAACAAGGCGGAAATCGAAGCGGAAATGGACGAACTGTTCGTTTCGGGTTTAACGGAAGCCGTCGAACAGGGAGGAAGCACGCCGAACAGTCTGAGGACGCGAGCCATCGATTTTTTCAAGGGCAACAACGGTTTCCTGCATCTGTTTTTCGGAAAATTTTTCTCATCGCCGGAATACGAGCTCGCGCTGTTCGAAACGCTGCTCAAACGATCGCCCCGTCTTGCCGAGTGGAACGCGCGGGCGGCAAAGATGGACGCGGACAGGAGAGCAATTGAAGAAATCAGCCTGATCAAAAACATCATTTCCGTCATGATTATTTCGGTAAACGAGCCCAAAATGGAAGTGTTGCAGAAAGATCTTCTCGCCCTGCTGGAAAACGGACTCAAGGCCGATGATTTCCCGGGAATCGCCGCGAATCCGCAGAACATACCGGACAACAAGCGGCTCGACGAACTGGACGGGCTGTGCGTTCTGCAGCCGTCCGATCTCGGCGAAGCGAACCGTTTTTTCGAGGCGATCGCAGCAAGCATACGGGAGAACGGCATACATGGAACGACGATACAGAAAATAGCGGAACGGATGGGAACTGCGAAAAGCAGCCTCTATTTCTACTATAATAACAAGCAGGAAATGCTGAAAGAACTTGTGCTATCGGAGACAGAGGCGATGAAGGCGCTCTGCGATCGATACAGCGCGCACGGACGCAATTTTCTCGAACAGCTGTACATATTGATGATGGTCCAATCGCAATACCTGCTGCTCCGCCCGGACATCCTGCCGGTATTCAACTGGATTCGGTATGAGATCATCCGGACGCCGATCGACCATCCCAACCCCGAGACAGAAAAGGCGCTGGAAGGTTTTCTCTGGCAGGATTTCTTCGGGAAGGACAAAAGGGGAGAAGCCAGGGCCATGGCAACCCTGAAATGGGCATCGATCCTTTCGACCTCGATCGTGATACAGCACAACAGGAAGGGATCCCGATCGGATTCCGTGAGCATACGGCAAATGAATCGGCTCATGTTTCACAGCATGCTGGCCGGAGACAAGATAGAGAGTGAGAAGGAGTCTATATGA
- a CDS encoding TolC family protein, which produces MNARTLAAALAAMIAVGFSAIAEQTEIKRLSIDEAVNLAMENNIQLASTAIDVRMKKRATDLAWNVFIPTVQGTGTLARSNSAANPYASLLAMIIPGYTESEPEEKDHWTAMGNLSISLNLNLALFEGLKATRQSYDAGMLTWEQARAQTEQNVRKAFYGLLLQQGSLGLARDKLAISEERMRQTLTNFRNGLVPELSYLQTQLAVETQKPSIMEAELALEQQTNLFAFILGLPLGTKLELDGKIDPQVQSFDADALVRDHLAERYDLAILRQNIDLMETQIRATKLQIYTPSLALSQSYGPRLSAIDAEWLDTENWSDSSGAFSATLAFNITNLLPFSSTQQKLRETKDAKNKLELTMQQAVYNAELEVRNLVKKLEKSRTSIAAMEMNVAIAEKAWRLTEQGYKAGTIEYLDLKDAENTLIQARMGVLSEKFTYLSNLLDLETALNTELN; this is translated from the coding sequence ATGAATGCACGCACACTGGCAGCGGCGCTGGCGGCCATGATCGCCGTCGGCTTTTCCGCAATCGCAGAACAAACAGAAATAAAACGGCTATCGATAGATGAAGCGGTGAACCTGGCGATGGAGAACAATATCCAGCTGGCCTCGACGGCGATCGACGTGCGGATGAAAAAGCGCGCGACGGATCTCGCGTGGAACGTCTTCATTCCGACCGTCCAGGGAACGGGAACCCTTGCCCGCTCGAACAGCGCGGCAAATCCCTATGCCAGCCTACTCGCCATGATCATCCCCGGATATACGGAGAGTGAACCCGAAGAGAAGGACCACTGGACCGCGATGGGAAACCTTTCGATCAGTTTGAACCTCAATTTAGCTCTCTTCGAAGGGCTCAAGGCCACGCGCCAGTCGTACGACGCGGGGATGCTCACCTGGGAACAGGCGCGAGCGCAAACCGAACAGAATGTGCGGAAGGCCTTCTACGGACTCCTGCTCCAGCAGGGCAGCCTCGGCCTCGCGCGCGACAAGCTCGCGATCAGCGAAGAGCGGATGAGGCAGACGCTCACAAATTTCCGCAACGGACTCGTCCCCGAACTGAGCTATCTGCAAACCCAGCTCGCGGTTGAGACGCAAAAGCCGTCCATCATGGAGGCAGAGCTCGCGCTGGAACAGCAGACGAACCTCTTCGCCTTCATTCTTGGACTGCCCTTGGGAACCAAACTCGAACTGGACGGAAAGATAGACCCGCAAGTGCAGTCCTTCGACGCGGACGCTCTCGTGCGGGACCATCTGGCCGAACGATACGATCTTGCCATCCTGAGACAAAACATCGATCTGATGGAAACGCAGATCCGGGCGACCAAGCTCCAGATCTATACGCCGAGCCTCGCCCTCAGCCAGAGTTACGGTCCGCGTCTCAGCGCTATCGACGCCGAATGGCTCGATACGGAGAACTGGAGCGATTCCTCCGGCGCCTTCAGCGCAACCCTGGCGTTCAACATCACCAACCTCCTCCCCTTCTCGTCCACCCAGCAAAAGCTAAGGGAAACGAAGGACGCGAAGAACAAGCTCGAACTCACCATGCAGCAGGCAGTGTATAACGCCGAGCTCGAAGTGCGGAATCTGGTGAAAAAGCTAGAAAAATCGAGGACATCAATCGCGGCGATGGAAATGAACGTAGCCATCGCGGAAAAGGCATGGCGGCTCACCGAGCAGGGCTACAAGGCGGGAACCATCGAGTACCTCGACCTCAAGGACGCGGAAAACACCCTTATCCAGGCGAGAATGGGCGTATTGAGCGAAAAGTTCACCTACCTCTCGAATCTTCTGGATCTGGAGACCGCGCTGAACACCGAACTGAACTAA
- a CDS encoding efflux RND transporter periplasmic adaptor subunit → MRKQTVLTAAGAAVLLAGGLFVSCGPKKEEAETDSKTETTADEAVFAVTTIPATKGELHEYLQFSGDVTAKTSLDILPDAAGKIVEVKVKVGDRVEKNSIVALVDASRPGMTYEPGPVKSPISGTITAVNVVPGNMVSQQMSVAKVSKTETLQVTMNVPERFVSKIRAEQKAWLRFDAYPGEVFPARIEEISPVLDQTSRTMAVKLALTDPDPRIKAGMFARVKLITDTRTNIVKIPDSAVITRFGETFVFVAVPGESAETEKEVFTVRKQPVKAGIRVDDKIEILSGLTAQDEVVVRGQTLLEDGSKVNVVARLEALPAMESAE, encoded by the coding sequence ATGCGAAAACAAACTGTACTGACGGCCGCGGGCGCGGCTGTCCTGCTCGCGGGAGGACTCTTCGTCTCCTGCGGTCCGAAAAAGGAAGAAGCCGAGACAGACTCAAAAACGGAAACAACGGCCGATGAAGCCGTGTTCGCCGTTACCACCATACCCGCGACAAAGGGAGAGCTCCATGAGTATCTGCAGTTTTCAGGCGATGTAACCGCGAAAACCAGCCTGGACATATTGCCGGACGCGGCGGGAAAAATAGTAGAAGTCAAAGTGAAGGTCGGCGACCGCGTCGAGAAAAACTCGATCGTAGCCCTCGTGGACGCGTCCCGCCCCGGAATGACCTACGAGCCCGGCCCGGTCAAGTCTCCTATCTCGGGAACGATAACGGCGGTGAACGTGGTCCCCGGAAACATGGTCTCCCAACAGATGTCGGTAGCAAAGGTCAGCAAGACCGAGACACTCCAGGTCACCATGAACGTGCCCGAGCGCTTCGTCTCGAAGATCCGCGCCGAACAAAAAGCGTGGCTGCGCTTCGACGCGTATCCGGGAGAGGTATTCCCCGCGCGCATCGAGGAGATCAGCCCGGTGCTCGATCAAACTTCGCGGACCATGGCGGTGAAGCTCGCGCTGACCGATCCCGACCCCCGGATCAAGGCGGGAATGTTCGCGCGGGTTAAACTCATCACGGACACCCGCACGAACATCGTGAAAATTCCCGACTCCGCGGTGATCACCCGGTTCGGCGAAACCTTCGTGTTCGTGGCGGTTCCCGGCGAAAGCGCGGAAACGGAAAAAGAGGTTTTCACCGTGCGCAAGCAGCCGGTAAAGGCCGGAATCCGGGTCGACGATAAAATCGAAATTTTAAGCGGCCTGACGGCTCAAGACGAAGTGGTTGTCCGCGGACAAACCCTCCTCGAAGACGGTTCCAAGGTAAACGTCGTCGCCCGTCTTGAAGCCCTTCCCGCGATGGAGAGCGCAGAATGA
- a CDS encoding efflux RND transporter permease subunit, which yields MSLSKTVVSRPTTVMIIFTVLAALGIYATMDLPLDLLPDMELPYVAISTTYTGAGPEEVEKRVTRPLESVISSVSGIEYLGSQSSSGSSLIYIQFVFGTNMDEAMNDIRASLDYVKNLLPDDASTPMIFKMDPNMIPIMNYAISGNRSPEELREYAEDLTPKLEQIEGVATANVFGGRERAILVEIPRDRLQAYNLTVTQISQLIGAQNIQVAGGTITEEDYNYTISTVGEYRSIEDVKNTVISYKMAGTTYGAMGVTNPGTMTTVRLRDIANVYEGYKPQTSSFYMNGVPATQLSIQKQSGKNSVQTARVVREKMEEIRKTAPSDITITLTNDTTEIIQRSVDQVASSAIQGALFAIIVLFIFLRSVRSTVIIGLTIPISLIITLGIMFFTGMTLNIMTLAGLALGVGMLVDNSIVILENIYTYRDKGAKAFAAAVLGSQEMMMAIAASTLTTICVFLPLIMYQKELGIIGEVFKGLSFTVVISLLCSLVVAVVLVPVLSSKYFKIGSKKERNLPGVFGAADRRLGIAFDALDQGYYNSIRWVLKHKLITLCTIAGLLILSIVMIPRLGFVFMPTSVADSVKIDVTLPVGTKLETTEAVLRQLEQTVYREVKGYKHVTLLAGSSGMMGFGNTSSYSGSLTVTLPPLSERIDSEDEIKAKLRSHFGDYPGATFTVGGGGGMQLGGGSSAVAISVKSEDLDKARDTANAIKTLLETEAADMVTDPNISMKDGLPQVNIVIDRERMYGLGLNVYTVGQEIKANIAGTTASRFRQDGEEIDIVLMLAEEDKTRLSDLEQIFVTNASGQRIPVSSFARYQEGVSPISITRENQSRLITVNAGSVPGKSITDIQKRVESLVQEKIPQDPAVRIEYGGDFEDLMKAIKQFVVIIIMAIVLVFAVMASQFESLLDPFIVLFTMPLVVVGIVAIYAITGLPLNVMTAVGVLILVGIIVNNGIVLVDYTNLLRKRGLALADACAQAARSRLRPILMTTLTTVLGLVPMAFFPGEGSEMVQPIGQTVLGGLSFGTLMTLFLMPVLYYGFNRIREKRELKKAARLERKLALAAEKGGL from the coding sequence ATGAGCCTTTCGAAAACAGTAGTATCGCGGCCGACTACGGTCATGATCATCTTTACGGTCCTCGCGGCCCTCGGCATCTATGCCACAATGGATCTGCCGCTGGACCTTCTGCCCGATATGGAGCTCCCCTACGTCGCGATAAGCACGACCTACACAGGCGCCGGCCCGGAGGAAGTAGAAAAGCGCGTTACGCGGCCTCTTGAAAGCGTCATATCGAGCGTTTCAGGCATCGAATACCTCGGATCGCAGTCGTCCAGCGGATCGAGTTTGATTTACATCCAGTTCGTATTCGGAACCAACATGGACGAAGCCATGAACGATATCCGGGCGAGCCTCGATTACGTGAAAAACCTTCTTCCGGACGACGCGTCGACCCCGATGATCTTCAAGATGGATCCGAACATGATCCCGATCATGAACTACGCGATCAGCGGCAACCGCTCGCCCGAGGAGCTGCGCGAATACGCGGAGGACCTGACGCCGAAGCTCGAACAGATCGAAGGCGTCGCGACTGCCAACGTGTTCGGCGGAAGGGAGCGGGCCATCCTCGTGGAAATTCCCCGCGACAGGCTCCAGGCCTACAACCTGACCGTCACCCAGATATCGCAGCTCATCGGAGCGCAGAACATCCAGGTGGCCGGCGGAACAATCACAGAAGAAGACTACAACTACACCATCAGCACCGTCGGAGAATACCGCTCCATCGAAGACGTAAAAAATACCGTCATTTCCTACAAGATGGCGGGAACGACCTACGGTGCGATGGGCGTGACGAATCCCGGAACGATGACCACGGTGCGGTTGCGGGACATCGCGAACGTATACGAAGGCTACAAGCCGCAGACGTCTTCTTTCTATATGAACGGAGTGCCGGCAACCCAGCTGAGCATCCAGAAGCAGAGCGGTAAAAACTCCGTCCAGACAGCCCGCGTCGTGCGCGAGAAAATGGAAGAGATCAGGAAAACCGCTCCTTCGGACATCACCATTACGCTGACCAACGACACGACCGAAATAATCCAGCGGTCGGTCGATCAGGTTGCATCGAGCGCGATACAGGGAGCGCTTTTCGCGATCATCGTTCTGTTCATATTCCTCCGGAGCGTGCGAAGCACCGTCATCATCGGCCTTACCATTCCGATATCTCTGATCATCACGCTCGGAATCATGTTTTTCACCGGCATGACGCTGAACATCATGACGCTCGCGGGACTCGCCCTCGGAGTCGGAATGCTGGTAGACAACTCGATCGTTATTCTGGAAAACATCTACACTTATCGGGACAAAGGGGCAAAAGCCTTCGCGGCGGCGGTCCTGGGGTCTCAGGAAATGATGATGGCGATCGCGGCCTCGACCCTCACCACGATCTGCGTATTCCTCCCCCTCATCATGTATCAGAAGGAACTCGGCATCATCGGCGAAGTGTTCAAGGGTCTCTCCTTTACCGTCGTCATTTCGCTCCTCTGCTCGCTTGTAGTGGCTGTCGTTCTGGTGCCGGTTCTCTCGAGCAAGTACTTCAAGATCGGAAGCAAGAAGGAGCGGAATCTTCCCGGCGTATTCGGCGCGGCCGACCGCCGGCTCGGCATCGCGTTCGACGCTCTCGACCAGGGCTATTACAACTCGATCCGCTGGGTTCTCAAACACAAGCTCATCACGCTCTGCACCATCGCAGGACTGTTGATACTCAGCATAGTCATGATTCCGAGGCTGGGCTTCGTATTCATGCCGACCTCGGTAGCCGATTCGGTGAAAATCGACGTAACGCTTCCCGTCGGCACCAAGCTCGAAACGACTGAAGCCGTTCTGCGCCAGCTGGAACAGACGGTGTATCGCGAAGTCAAAGGCTACAAGCATGTGACGCTGCTCGCGGGCTCCTCGGGAATGATGGGATTCGGAAACACCTCGTCCTACTCGGGTTCGCTCACCGTAACCCTTCCGCCCCTTTCGGAGCGCATCGATTCGGAAGACGAGATCAAGGCGAAGCTTCGCTCTCACTTCGGCGACTACCCGGGAGCCACCTTTACGGTCGGCGGCGGCGGCGGAATGCAGCTGGGAGGAGGATCGTCGGCAGTTGCGATCAGCGTAAAGTCCGAAGACCTCGACAAGGCCCGCGATACGGCGAACGCGATCAAGACGCTGCTTGAAACGGAAGCGGCCGACATGGTCACCGATCCCAACATCTCCATGAAGGACGGCCTGCCCCAGGTTAATATCGTAATCGACCGCGAACGCATGTACGGGCTCGGCTTGAACGTGTACACGGTCGGCCAGGAAATAAAGGCGAACATCGCCGGAACCACCGCCAGCCGCTTCAGGCAGGACGGCGAAGAGATCGACATCGTGCTCATGCTCGCGGAAGAGGATAAAACTCGCCTGAGCGACCTCGAGCAGATTTTCGTCACCAACGCCTCGGGCCAGCGGATTCCCGTATCGAGCTTCGCGCGGTATCAGGAAGGGGTGTCGCCGATCAGCATCACCCGCGAAAACCAGAGCCGCCTCATCACCGTGAACGCGGGAAGCGTGCCCGGAAAATCCATCACCGACATCCAGAAGCGCGTGGAATCGCTCGTTCAGGAAAAAATCCCCCAGGACCCGGCAGTCAGAATCGAATACGGCGGGGACTTTGAAGACCTCATGAAGGCGATAAAGCAGTTCGTCGTCATCATCATCATGGCCATCGTGCTTGTTTTCGCAGTTATGGCGAGCCAGTTCGAGTCGCTGCTGGATCCGTTCATCGTGCTGTTCACCATGCCGCTCGTCGTCGTCGGAATCGTCGCGATTTACGCGATCACCGGCCTGCCCCTGAACGTCATGACGGCGGTCGGCGTGCTGATCCTCGTAGGAATCATCGTAAATAACGGCATCGTGCTCGTGGACTACACCAATCTGCTGAGAAAGCGCGGCCTCGCCCTCGCGGACGCCTGCGCCCAGGCGGCTCGAAGCCGGCTCAGGCCGATTTTGATGACGACTCTCACCACCGTGCTCGGACTCGTTCCGATGGCGTTCTTCCCCGGCGAAGGTTCCGAGATGGTACAGCCGATCGGACAAACCGTCCTCGGAGGGCTCTCCTTCGGAACCCTGATGACGCTCTTCCTCATGCCGGTGCTCTATTACGGATTCAACCGGATACGCGAAAAAAGGGAGCTGAAAAAGGCCGCACGGCTGGAACGGAAGCTGGCTCTCGCCGCTGAAAAAGGAGGGCTTTAA
- a CDS encoding PG0541 family transporter-associated protein encodes MKRIEIIFSQSLEEDVFASLAHIPEAARFSIIPGVRGKGYSVPKMGDAVWPGENTMMIIWCESDAAAAEIEKAVVSVREKYPDEGVACFMM; translated from the coding sequence ATGAAGAGAATCGAAATTATTTTCAGCCAATCGCTCGAGGAAGACGTCTTCGCCTCGCTGGCGCATATACCGGAAGCCGCGCGCTTCTCGATCATACCGGGGGTCCGCGGCAAGGGCTACTCTGTCCCTAAAATGGGAGACGCCGTATGGCCGGGAGAAAACACCATGATGATAATCTGGTGCGAATCAGACGCGGCGGCGGCCGAAATTGAAAAAGCGGTCGTTTCCGTACGGGAAAAATATCCCGACGAAGGCGTCGCCTGTTTTATGATGTAG
- a CDS encoding BaiN/RdsA family NAD(P)/FAD-dependent oxidoreductase yields the protein MKSVDLVVIGAGPAGLMCAWKAASLSRSRVLVLEKNSKPGKKLLVAGSGRCNLTNSAPLETFFRSYGDSGRFVRPCLQNFPPSDLREFFESRGLPLEKLNGGKMFPRSGKSSDVLRVLLSACSAENAEIALSERVVSIVRAPGGFIVSTDKAEYGASCVAITTGGSSWPVTGSTGDGFALAAALGHSIVPPRPALAPVFPARYDCASCAGYALEGVHASLWKNGRKAGERRGDALFTHDGLSGPLILDFSRDFAPGDEIRLDLGSLSAHDRPQGESGPRCMDSLLADLCARFPKRTFANAVSSGLALSEALVKVVFSRAGADPSRTGAVLSKAERKAIASVLAEFSFTIERIGDFSVAMATAGGVDVSEANPKTMESRIVPGLHFAGEVLDVDGDTGGFNLQFAFSSGVLAAESAARILASATS from the coding sequence ATGAAAAGCGTCGATCTCGTCGTAATCGGAGCCGGGCCCGCCGGATTGATGTGCGCCTGGAAGGCCGCCTCGCTTTCGCGTTCCCGGGTGCTGGTCCTCGAGAAAAACAGCAAGCCGGGGAAAAAACTGCTGGTAGCCGGCTCGGGCCGTTGCAATCTGACTAATTCCGCTCCTCTTGAAACCTTTTTCCGCTCCTACGGCGACAGCGGCCGCTTCGTACGCCCGTGCTTGCAGAATTTTCCGCCGTCCGATCTCCGCGAATTCTTCGAATCCCGCGGTCTGCCTCTCGAGAAGCTCAACGGCGGCAAAATGTTCCCCCGGTCCGGCAAATCGTCCGACGTTCTGCGGGTTCTTCTTTCCGCCTGTTCAGCGGAGAACGCGGAAATCGCCCTCTCGGAGCGGGTCGTTTCGATAGTCCGGGCGCCCGGGGGCTTCATCGTCTCGACAGACAAGGCCGAGTACGGCGCCTCCTGCGTGGCGATCACGACCGGAGGCTCCTCCTGGCCGGTCACCGGTTCGACCGGCGACGGCTTCGCCCTCGCCGCCGCGCTGGGCCATTCCATCGTCCCTCCCCGGCCGGCGCTCGCCCCGGTTTTCCCCGCTCGCTACGACTGCGCCTCCTGCGCCGGCTACGCCCTGGAAGGCGTTCACGCGAGCCTGTGGAAAAACGGGCGGAAGGCGGGAGAGCGCAGGGGCGACGCGCTTTTTACCCATGACGGCCTTTCAGGCCCGTTGATACTGGATTTTTCCCGCGATTTCGCCCCCGGCGACGAAATCCGCCTCGATCTGGGGAGCCTTTCCGCGCATGATCGTCCGCAGGGAGAATCGGGACCTCGCTGCATGGACTCGCTTCTCGCCGATCTGTGCGCGCGCTTCCCCAAACGCACCTTCGCCAACGCCGTTTCCTCCGGACTTGCCCTCAGCGAAGCCCTCGTCAAGGTCGTCTTTTCCCGCGCCGGCGCAGATCCGTCCCGTACCGGGGCGGTTCTCTCCAAAGCCGAACGGAAGGCGATCGCTTCGGTTCTTGCGGAATTCTCGTTTACAATAGAAAGAATCGGCGATTTTTCCGTCGCGATGGCGACTGCCGGCGGGGTGGATGTTTCGGAGGCGAATCCGAAAACAATGGAGTCCCGAATCGTTCCGGGACTCCATTTCGCGGGAGAGGTTTTGGATGTGGACGGCGATACGGGAGGCTTCAACCTCCAGTTCGCCTTTTCTTCGGGGGTTCTTGCCGCGGAGAGCGCGGCTCGAATCCTTGCATCCGCTACATCATAA
- a CDS encoding NUDIX hydrolase produces MKPASLKFCPRCGSIGYQYRDNKYWYCPVCLFTYYHNVAASASVILPFGDSVLMLVRNREPGIGLLALPGGFVDSRERAEDAAVRECLEETGLSVSISSFVGSWPNEYIYRNVLYHTCDLYFSASTAVSAEGLSLDESEVSGYRLVPVGAIEDAPIAFESHRQALLAWRSRR; encoded by the coding sequence ATGAAACCTGCTTCTTTGAAATTTTGTCCCCGATGCGGATCGATAGGCTATCAATATAGGGATAATAAATACTGGTATTGTCCGGTGTGTCTTTTTACCTATTATCACAACGTAGCCGCGTCCGCCAGCGTTATTCTGCCCTTCGGCGACTCCGTGCTCATGCTGGTGAGAAACCGCGAGCCGGGGATCGGCCTGTTGGCCCTGCCCGGCGGCTTCGTCGATTCGCGCGAACGGGCGGAAGATGCCGCCGTGCGGGAATGTTTGGAAGAAACCGGCCTCTCCGTCTCGATTTCGTCCTTCGTCGGTTCATGGCCGAACGAATATATATACCGGAACGTGCTCTACCATACCTGCGATCTCTATTTTTCCGCTTCCACCGCAGTTTCGGCCGAGGGGCTTTCATTGGACGAGTCCGAGGTTTCAGGCTATCGTTTGGTGCCCGTCGGCGCTATAGAAGACGCGCCCATAGCCTTCGAGTCCCATCGGCAGGCTCTGCTCGCGTGGCGTTCCCGCAGATGA